The following are from one region of the Pseudohongiella spirulinae genome:
- a CDS encoding glycosyltransferase family 2 protein → MIPISLLILSWQSHQTLIATLESYRENGLLDITDDKLIFFQQMSAKDIRIAKRYGLQYYGAGHNIGIGAAYRFLAERARHPYILYLQNDFRLIHDLRQDISELTDGIDLLSRYDIDVVLYRSRSRPGEPNWATDNVRGNEQAWQSHLFNSLYWLDHPEQVYPDKIQRNTDKPQFLQTTARHMNYTDNPALYRRDWLLATLGDYFTANDPHDITWPERVIQPWWQTQDFRIAQAEGLFEHVRLDRGDWRRKLLMWPVPLLKATGLYDRLRTLPVVQSLKDKL, encoded by the coding sequence ATGATACCGATTTCCCTGTTGATACTTAGCTGGCAGTCCCACCAGACCCTGATAGCCACATTGGAAAGTTATCGTGAAAACGGTCTGCTGGATATCACAGATGACAAGCTAATCTTCTTTCAGCAGATGTCGGCCAAAGACATTCGCATCGCCAAGCGTTATGGTCTTCAGTACTACGGAGCTGGACACAACATCGGCATTGGTGCGGCCTACCGATTTTTGGCAGAACGTGCACGCCACCCCTACATTCTTTACTTACAAAACGACTTTCGACTTATTCACGATCTGCGACAGGACATCTCAGAACTGACCGATGGTATTGACCTGCTTAGCCGGTATGATATTGATGTCGTGCTCTACCGCAGCCGCAGCCGCCCGGGCGAGCCCAACTGGGCGACCGACAATGTGCGCGGCAATGAGCAAGCCTGGCAAAGTCATCTGTTCAACAGCCTCTACTGGCTGGATCATCCGGAGCAGGTATATCCGGACAAAATTCAGCGCAACACGGACAAACCGCAATTCCTGCAAACCACCGCGCGCCACATGAACTACACCGACAATCCGGCGCTATATCGTCGGGACTGGCTGCTTGCAACGCTAGGTGATTATTTTACAGCCAACGATCCCCACGACATTACGTGGCCTGAACGGGTTATTCAACCCTGGTGGCAAACGCAGGACTTTCGCATTGCCCAGGCTGAAGGTCTGTTTGAACACGTTCGCCTGGATCGTGGCGACTGGCGGCGAAAGCTGCTGATGTGGCCAGTGCCGCTGCTAAAGGCCACTGGCCTGTATGATCGCTTACGGACTCTGCCTGTTGTTCAATCGCTCAAGGATAAACTGTGA
- a CDS encoding WecB/TagA/CpsF family glycosyltransferase → MKHQHRIKLADSLSFNNILKSITKGSSEPILVTFVNPFSYYDINDDKALCEKFDYFFSDGSLLTILHNLLNSTKIDRVSFDYSSVAGVTLQHAQSEGLTVAFIGATEPEIQKAVANIQNRYPNLKIVYVRNGYIRTDKEENQVMLELIEKGADILICGMGAPRQENFLVRAKKAGVPSKVMFTCGGFLTQTALKDDYYHPFVKKFGVRWLQRAILHAHVRKRILLDYPKFTARFIREYFS, encoded by the coding sequence ATGAAACACCAGCACCGGATCAAGTTAGCTGACTCACTCAGCTTTAATAATATTCTAAAGTCAATAACGAAAGGCTCATCTGAACCGATATTAGTCACTTTCGTAAATCCATTTTCGTATTACGATATAAATGACGATAAAGCACTCTGTGAGAAATTCGACTATTTTTTTTCAGACGGTTCTCTATTAACAATCCTCCACAACCTCCTAAACTCAACAAAGATAGATAGAGTTAGCTTTGATTACTCATCGGTAGCTGGCGTCACGCTGCAGCATGCACAAAGTGAAGGATTAACCGTTGCCTTTATTGGAGCAACAGAGCCAGAAATACAAAAAGCTGTTGCAAACATTCAGAATCGATACCCCAACCTTAAGATTGTCTATGTTAGAAATGGTTACATTCGTACCGACAAAGAAGAAAATCAAGTGATGCTGGAATTAATAGAAAAGGGTGCGGATATACTGATATGCGGTATGGGTGCGCCACGCCAGGAGAATTTTCTGGTGCGCGCAAAAAAAGCAGGTGTACCGTCTAAGGTCATGTTTACTTGCGGTGGATTTCTCACCCAAACAGCCCTAAAAGACGACTACTACCATCCGTTCGTTAAAAAATTTGGGGTCCGATGGCTGCAGCGTGCTATTCTACACGCTCACGTTAGAAAACGAATTCTGTTAGATTATCCCAAATTCACAGCCCGATTTATAAGAGAATACTTTAGTTAG
- a CDS encoding DUF2235 domain-containing protein, which yields MRKLVMGFDGTWNTPDQMDRDRQVPTNVVKLLRALQSGAGLLKYYDTGVGTVGRLDRLWGGAAGRGLFANVRDGWLWLSRHYRPGDRVYLFGFSRGAYTARSLAGMLAICGIGPGEGAAQSLADEACRIYRERDPDKRGRMGARFVHEHHCRPGTVDMLGVWDTVGAMGLPTRGPLGQVTRRRHGFHNVRLGANIRHAYHALALNEQRAAFTPSLWQHPVPPTVQTVQQMWFAGVHSNIGGGYACAGLSDIALQWMLSRAESHGLALNQSYVKRRIDPDVFGELRDSLSMLYRTPLAGGPRPRAVGTGVPGEAVHLSAWQRWRAVSRPDEAPW from the coding sequence ATGCGTAAACTTGTGATGGGCTTTGATGGCACCTGGAACACACCCGATCAGATGGATCGTGATCGCCAGGTGCCCACCAACGTGGTGAAGCTCTTGCGGGCCCTGCAGTCGGGTGCGGGCCTGCTCAAGTATTACGACACAGGAGTAGGGACGGTAGGGCGGCTGGACAGGCTGTGGGGCGGGGCAGCCGGGCGCGGACTGTTTGCCAATGTGCGTGATGGCTGGCTGTGGCTGAGCCGACATTACCGGCCGGGTGACCGGGTGTATTTGTTTGGCTTTAGTCGTGGGGCCTATACGGCGCGCAGCCTGGCGGGCATGTTGGCAATCTGTGGTATCGGCCCGGGCGAGGGTGCTGCCCAGTCGCTGGCCGATGAGGCTTGCCGCATCTACCGCGAGCGCGATCCGGACAAGCGCGGGCGGATGGGGGCGCGCTTTGTTCACGAGCATCATTGCCGGCCAGGCACCGTCGACATGCTGGGCGTTTGGGATACCGTGGGTGCCATGGGGCTGCCCACGCGTGGACCCTTGGGCCAGGTCACGCGCCGTCGACATGGGTTCCACAATGTGCGTCTCGGCGCCAATATCCGACATGCTTACCACGCCCTGGCACTCAACGAGCAGCGCGCGGCTTTTACGCCCTCGCTCTGGCAGCATCCGGTGCCGCCCACCGTGCAAACCGTGCAGCAGATGTGGTTTGCCGGCGTGCATTCCAACATTGGCGGAGGTTACGCCTGCGCGGGGCTGTCAGACATTGCGCTGCAGTGGATGTTGTCCAGGGCAGAGTCACATGGCCTGGCATTGAACCAGAGTTATGTTAAGCGGCGCATCGATCCCGATGTCTTTGGTGAACTTCGCGATTCACTATCCATGCTGTATCGCACACCCCTGGCCGGTGGGCCTCGCCCGAGAGCAGTCGGCACTGGCGTGCCGGGCGAGGCTGTGCATCTGTCGGCCTGGCAGCGCTGGCGGGCGGTTAGCCGGCCGGATGAGGCGCCGTGGTAA
- a CDS encoding mannose-1-phosphate guanylyltransferase/mannose-6-phosphate isomerase, with amino-acid sequence MQVIPVILSGGAGTRLWPLSRKHYPKQFHRLTGGEHTLLQETALRVQHLAAPIVVCNEDHRFMLAEQLHSIGIKPAAILLEPEAKNTAPAIALAAIKALQIDPQAIIAVFPADHVIRDQHAFQQALDIAAQAAATGNELITFGIVPTSPETGYGYIETTEGDGGLAPSPAQSTTSVKRFTEKPNKATAEQYLSSGKHLWNSGMFVFKAAAYLDALQHSAPAIVEHCQAAMGAAKDDLDFIRVDAQAFAGCPSDSIDYAVMEKADNVRVVPLDAGWSDIGGWRAIWEILEKDASRTASIGDVININTHNTLVHNDNKNKLVVTIGLDDLVVRQVEVGSESYQGETDIVRFEDTFGRV; translated from the coding sequence ATGCAGGTCATCCCCGTCATCCTCTCCGGCGGCGCCGGCACACGGCTCTGGCCGCTGTCGCGCAAGCACTACCCCAAGCAGTTTCACAGGCTGACCGGTGGCGAGCATACCCTGCTGCAGGAAACCGCCCTGCGCGTGCAGCACCTGGCCGCCCCCATTGTGGTGTGCAATGAGGATCACCGCTTTATGCTGGCCGAGCAGTTGCACAGCATTGGCATTAAACCCGCTGCCATCCTGCTGGAGCCCGAGGCCAAAAACACCGCCCCGGCCATCGCACTGGCGGCCATCAAAGCGCTGCAAATTGACCCACAGGCTATCATCGCCGTCTTCCCGGCCGATCATGTGATCCGCGACCAGCACGCCTTTCAGCAGGCCCTGGACATCGCCGCGCAGGCCGCCGCCACCGGCAACGAACTAATCACCTTTGGCATAGTACCCACATCCCCCGAAACCGGCTACGGCTACATAGAAACCACTGAGGGGGACGGAGGCCTGGCTCCGTCCCCCGCGCAATCTACCACCTCCGTCAAACGCTTCACAGAAAAGCCAAACAAAGCCACCGCCGAACAATACCTATCCTCCGGCAAACACCTCTGGAACAGCGGCATGTTTGTCTTCAAAGCCGCCGCCTACCTGGACGCCCTGCAGCACAGCGCCCCGGCCATCGTTGAACACTGCCAGGCCGCCATGGGCGCCGCCAAAGACGATCTGGACTTTATCCGGGTGGATGCCCAGGCTTTTGCCGGCTGCCCCAGCGACTCGATTGATTATGCGGTGATGGAAAAAGCCGACAATGTGCGCGTGGTGCCGCTGGATGCGGGCTGGAGTGATATTGGCGGCTGGCGGGCCATCTGGGAGATTCTGGAAAAAGATGCCAGCCGCACCGCCAGCATTGGTGATGTGATCAATATCAACACCCACAACACGCTGGTGCATAACGACAACAAAAACAAACTGGTGGTGACGATCGGGCTGGATGATCTGGTGGTGCGGCAGGTTGAGGTAGGAAGCGAGAGCTATCAGGGCGAGACTGATATTGTACGGTTCGAGGATACGTTTGGGCGGGTTTAG
- a CDS encoding ATP-grasp fold amidoligase family protein, whose product MLYKKILRKARTVTRKTQFQFAIRHQLNSKWQSDCSCLALSQRHFFLFHTIHQACWVNQIPFPDLIAGQSFNDKIQWLKLFGQDSRMVALTDKLALKQIVGQRLGAGFVATTLSQGASYRDVDIASLPGQFVLKANHDSGSVYFVHNKNDFPAKHYESRLNRAISRTFGKSGGEWQYWPIPKQVFAEELLPFVGGAPPPDYKFHCSDGQVLWLQYIFDRGRHTKEVITDRDGKVMGLNFDQHMTSVFEFKRPANWQALLDVAEAMSRGFQYVRVDLYNLPGRIVVGEMTFTPLNGMYQSEGNIELGKLIHLDRTKVRDLVCAEFPGHTRRWPW is encoded by the coding sequence GTGCTGTACAAAAAAATCCTGAGAAAAGCTCGAACCGTCACCCGTAAAACCCAGTTTCAGTTCGCGATTAGACACCAGTTAAACAGCAAATGGCAAAGCGATTGTTCATGCCTGGCACTGTCCCAGCGACATTTTTTTCTGTTCCATACCATTCATCAGGCCTGCTGGGTTAACCAGATTCCCTTCCCCGACCTGATTGCAGGTCAATCGTTTAACGATAAAATACAGTGGCTGAAGCTGTTCGGGCAGGATTCTCGAATGGTCGCACTAACCGACAAGCTGGCACTCAAACAAATTGTGGGCCAACGCCTTGGAGCCGGGTTTGTAGCAACTACGCTGTCCCAAGGCGCGAGTTACCGGGATGTCGACATCGCCAGCCTGCCAGGACAGTTTGTGCTAAAGGCTAACCACGACTCCGGATCGGTCTATTTTGTCCACAACAAAAATGATTTTCCTGCAAAACACTATGAGTCTCGTCTGAATCGCGCGATTAGCCGGACATTTGGTAAAAGCGGCGGGGAATGGCAGTACTGGCCCATCCCCAAGCAGGTGTTTGCCGAAGAATTGCTGCCGTTTGTTGGCGGGGCGCCACCACCGGATTACAAGTTTCACTGCTCCGATGGTCAGGTGCTTTGGCTGCAATATATATTCGATCGGGGTCGCCATACAAAAGAGGTTATTACCGATCGCGATGGTAAGGTAATGGGGTTGAATTTTGATCAACACATGACCAGTGTTTTTGAATTCAAGCGTCCGGCTAACTGGCAGGCACTGTTGGACGTGGCCGAGGCCATGTCACGCGGATTCCAGTACGTGCGTGTCGACCTGTATAACTTGCCGGGCCGGATTGTCGTTGGCGAAATGACCTTTACGCCGCTTAACGGCATGTACCAATCAGAGGGAAATATTGAGTTGGGTAAACTTATCCACTTGGACCGCACCAAGGTCAGGGACCTGGTCTGTGCTGAATTCCCCGGCCACACGCGTCGATGGCCCTGGTAG
- a CDS encoding GGDEF domain-containing protein yields MTKKRMSLNDLINEHFYADSATHERTRVAWVIGVTLLCVVASLLITYTALAVTNSPMLPVIFVIAALAPGIIAPITTWIIIGAIIKVTRLEELHRHQATYDDLSGLLTRRAFLERCEALLRLSVRNNQPFTLTTLDLDKFKRINDEFGHGAGDEVIKTFSQIALNVLRNADLAGRLGGEEFAIALLGSNPADARQVMERLRRDVEASSIEYFGKQISVTVSIGIASTEGRVNPTLEGLLRHSDAALYQAKDQGRNRIELAGYT; encoded by the coding sequence TTGACAAAAAAACGCATGTCGCTCAACGATCTGATCAACGAACATTTTTACGCGGACAGTGCCACGCACGAGCGCACGCGTGTGGCCTGGGTCATTGGCGTCACCCTGCTCTGCGTTGTAGCCTCTCTACTGATCACCTACACCGCACTTGCCGTCACTAACTCGCCAATGCTGCCCGTCATATTTGTTATCGCAGCGCTGGCACCCGGGATCATCGCGCCAATTACCACATGGATCATCATCGGCGCCATCATCAAGGTGACGCGACTCGAGGAGCTGCATCGCCATCAGGCAACATACGACGATCTGAGCGGTCTGCTCACACGGCGCGCCTTTCTGGAACGTTGTGAGGCGCTGCTGCGCCTGAGTGTGCGCAACAATCAGCCATTTACGCTGACCACGCTCGACCTGGACAAGTTCAAACGTATCAACGATGAATTCGGCCACGGCGCGGGCGACGAAGTGATCAAAACATTCTCGCAGATCGCGCTGAATGTGCTCCGCAATGCCGATCTGGCAGGACGTCTGGGAGGAGAGGAGTTTGCAATTGCGTTGCTGGGCAGTAACCCGGCTGACGCCAGGCAGGTCATGGAACGCCTGCGGCGTGATGTGGAAGCCTCCAGCATTGAGTACTTCGGGAAGCAGATATCGGTGACCGTCAGTATTGGCATTGCCAGTACCGAGGGAAGGGTTAATCCGACACTGGAGGGACTATTGAGGCATTCTGACGCAGCCCTGTATCAGGCCAAGGATCAAGGCAGGAATCGGATTGAGCTGGCAGGGTATACCTAA
- a CDS encoding NAD-dependent epimerase: MKILVTGAAGFIGAHLVQRLAARGDDVVGLDSINDYYDVKVKYGRLDRAGISRHAMEYGKLQVSQTLPNYHFIKLQMEDKSALNALFAAEEFDAVCNLAAQAGVRYSLTNPQAYIDSNIVGFINILEACRHHGVQNLSYASSSSVYGLNETLPFATTHNVDHPISLYAASKKSNELMAHTYSHLFGIRTTGLRFFTVYGPWGRPDMALFLFTKAALAGEPIKVFNHGNMLRDFTYIDDIIEGVVRVIDNPASADKAWSGAEPNPGSSSAPFKIYNIGNNNPVKLLDFIDAIEKALGVPVQKEFLPLQAGDVPATFADVSDLVEDMGYKPATPVQQGIDNFVRWYREFFGV; this comes from the coding sequence ATGAAAATTCTGGTGACCGGCGCGGCCGGGTTTATTGGTGCGCATCTGGTCCAACGGCTGGCAGCACGCGGCGATGACGTGGTCGGGCTGGACAGCATTAACGACTATTATGATGTAAAAGTTAAATATGGGCGCCTGGATCGGGCGGGCATCAGCCGCCATGCTATGGAATACGGCAAGTTGCAGGTGTCACAGACCCTGCCCAACTACCATTTTATCAAGCTGCAGATGGAAGACAAATCCGCGCTGAATGCGCTGTTTGCGGCCGAAGAATTCGATGCGGTATGCAACCTGGCCGCTCAGGCCGGTGTGCGTTACTCACTGACCAACCCCCAGGCCTATATCGACTCCAATATCGTCGGTTTCATCAATATTCTGGAGGCCTGTCGGCACCACGGCGTGCAGAACCTGTCTTACGCCTCCAGCTCGTCCGTCTACGGCCTGAACGAGACGCTTCCGTTTGCCACCACCCACAACGTGGATCACCCCATCAGCCTGTACGCCGCCAGCAAAAAGTCGAACGAGCTGATGGCGCACACCTACTCGCACCTGTTTGGCATCCGCACCACCGGCCTGCGCTTTTTCACCGTCTACGGGCCGTGGGGCAGGCCTGACATGGCGCTGTTTTTGTTCACCAAAGCCGCGCTGGCCGGCGAGCCCATCAAGGTGTTCAACCACGGCAACATGCTGCGCGACTTCACCTACATTGATGACATCATCGAGGGCGTGGTGCGCGTGATCGATAACCCGGCCTCGGCTGACAAAGCGTGGTCCGGGGCTGAACCCAACCCCGGCAGTTCATCGGCTCCGTTCAAGATCTACAACATCGGCAACAACAACCCCGTGAAGCTGCTGGATTTTATCGACGCCATCGAAAAGGCGCTGGGTGTGCCAGTGCAAAAAGAGTTCCTGCCGCTGCAGGCCGGCGATGTGCCGGCGACCTTTGCTGATGTGTCGGACCTGGTGGAGGATATGGGTTATAAGCCGGCGACGCCGGTGCAGCAGGGCATTGATAACTTTGTACGGTGGTACCGGGAGTTTTTTGGGGTTTGA
- a CDS encoding ABC transporter ATP-binding protein has product MWKDIRSLWSMLSPAQHRQIIMLQGLILTMALVEVIGVASILPFMTIVSNPDVLSGETFLAQLYQASGATSHDIFLFWSGVAVLGLLALSSLTSILTSWHIIHTGQRLGADLSIRLYQHYLLQPWLFHSTHHSATLTNHIAGECHRVMSQIINPLLQLNARIATSTLLLVTVFLVNPVAAAIGAVAFFSIYAVLFMTVRRRLSHIGEQTSAAGRRRYRLMTEGFGAIKELMLLGRQPQFIADYTDSAHDLARQQGNMNALAQLPRYLVELTAFGAVIMLVLYLLRADNGDSSTLLPLLSLYALAGFKLLPAFQQIYASLAQIRGNLPAFHAIKEDLEISQQTQLPQTVATEAVRPQQQIALEKVSFTYPGKSEPALNQISLSIPVNHSAAFVGPSGAGKSTCVDMILGMLPPDSGKLTVDDQTISDHNRRAWQNSIGYVPQSIYLADASIRDNIALGLSRGDIDEERLERAAALAHINEFVDQLPDGLNTLVGERGVQLSGGQRQRIGIARALYHDPAVVVLDEATSALDTISERHIMDAIADMRQQKTVIIIAHRLSTIQHCDTIFVIDHGHLVGTGTFAELSHKNGIFQTLVSHSEFS; this is encoded by the coding sequence ATGTGGAAAGACATTCGAAGCCTCTGGTCCATGCTTTCCCCGGCGCAGCACCGACAGATCATCATGCTGCAGGGGCTGATTCTGACGATGGCACTAGTGGAAGTGATTGGGGTGGCATCCATACTGCCCTTTATGACCATCGTCAGCAACCCGGACGTACTGAGTGGCGAGACATTTCTGGCACAACTGTATCAGGCCAGTGGTGCCACTTCGCACGATATATTTTTGTTCTGGTCGGGTGTCGCAGTGCTTGGCCTGCTTGCTCTCAGTAGCCTCACCAGCATCCTCACGTCCTGGCATATCATTCACACAGGCCAGCGCCTGGGCGCCGATCTGAGCATCAGACTGTATCAACATTATCTGCTGCAGCCCTGGCTGTTTCACTCCACGCACCATAGCGCCACCTTGACCAATCATATCGCTGGTGAATGTCATCGCGTGATGTCACAGATTATCAACCCCCTACTGCAGCTGAATGCCCGGATAGCGACCTCAACGCTGTTGCTGGTGACCGTCTTTCTGGTCAACCCCGTAGCAGCTGCGATCGGCGCGGTAGCTTTTTTCTCCATCTACGCGGTTTTGTTCATGACTGTCCGCCGACGCCTGTCACATATCGGCGAGCAGACCAGTGCTGCCGGCCGACGGCGGTATCGTCTTATGACCGAAGGCTTCGGTGCTATCAAGGAATTAATGCTGCTTGGGCGCCAGCCACAGTTTATCGCTGATTACACTGACAGTGCACATGACCTGGCGCGTCAGCAAGGCAACATGAACGCGCTCGCGCAATTACCCCGCTATCTGGTTGAACTGACCGCATTTGGTGCTGTCATTATGCTGGTGCTTTATTTATTGCGCGCCGACAACGGTGACAGCAGCACACTGTTGCCACTGTTATCTCTTTACGCGCTGGCCGGATTTAAATTGTTGCCGGCTTTTCAGCAGATATACGCGAGCCTGGCGCAGATTCGAGGAAACCTGCCGGCGTTTCATGCTATTAAAGAGGATCTTGAAATCTCGCAACAAACGCAGCTCCCTCAGACTGTGGCAACAGAAGCCGTGAGGCCTCAACAGCAGATCGCCCTGGAGAAAGTCAGCTTCACCTATCCTGGCAAATCAGAGCCAGCGCTGAATCAGATTTCGCTGAGCATTCCGGTCAACCACTCCGCTGCCTTCGTCGGGCCTTCGGGCGCAGGCAAATCGACGTGCGTGGATATGATTCTCGGTATGCTGCCCCCGGACAGCGGAAAGCTGACTGTTGATGACCAGACTATCAGTGACCACAACCGCAGGGCCTGGCAAAACAGTATTGGATACGTACCACAATCCATTTATCTGGCAGATGCCAGCATCCGTGACAATATCGCGTTGGGCCTCAGCAGGGGAGATATTGATGAAGAGCGTCTTGAGCGAGCGGCAGCACTGGCGCACATCAACGAATTTGTTGACCAGCTCCCCGACGGACTCAACACACTGGTTGGCGAGCGCGGCGTGCAGTTATCAGGCGGCCAGCGCCAGCGTATTGGCATCGCACGCGCCCTGTATCATGACCCCGCCGTGGTCGTGCTGGACGAAGCCACCAGTGCACTGGACACGATCAGTGAACGCCATATCATGGATGCCATTGCGGATATGCGACAACAAAAAACCGTCATCATAATCGCCCACCGCCTAAGCACTATCCAACACTGTGATACGATTTTTGTGATTGATCATGGGCACTTGGTGGGCACTGGAACGTTTGCTGAGCTAAGCCACAAGAACGGAATTTTTCAGACACTGGTCAGTCACTCTGAATTTTCATGA
- a CDS encoding WlaTC/HtrL family glycosyltransferase, which translates to MHQPTLVTALLDINRSQINPRFRRKWHAYERSLKRLCQLDLPFHIHAAPAMHAKILRWRQGRQTRLYALNHEQLRQSPHFESIQRIRTSGAWLSQAEWLTNSPMATLELYVPLVNSKMRWLAQAAEQSNDNNDNFIWIDAGIHMHLYPGEHQLVNEAFFQQFIREPSKLRMLAKPYEKNTEVHGFDRGALANYCQTDFVDRCCKGGIFGGGSSIVQTMAEHFSQLLGETIAAGHLGTEECILTALSYRYPTQTDTTLIQQAGVKGLFSERTPWHSVRRLRHPKTTFRALKRRVLSQWTAWRHNAQLKRILQEPPLTGLGRDEFDLHILLCARDVVNGLWALNSFLRYSELRPRLIIHDDGSLSQEHQQRLLQHFPEARIIPFEQANQDMSAALANYPNAYRYRITEYSWPAIKLLDFAWYSRERAFMVLDADVLFFKKPKEIIEAIRQNKGFYMSDWQDAYTWPLERWPAVLGTRGISKVNVGLFYLPDGGLYDIGFVEQCLGAYYQRQPCPRLVWLEQTVWAALFATLGETMKRLPDTYQISTKQALSARTCSHHYVNDSHLARLDFLGQGVPHLIRNRFLSAGAA; encoded by the coding sequence ATGCATCAACCAACTCTCGTCACAGCCCTGCTGGACATCAATCGCAGCCAGATAAACCCGCGATTTCGCCGCAAGTGGCATGCCTATGAACGAAGTCTGAAGCGACTTTGTCAGCTCGATCTGCCGTTTCACATTCACGCCGCGCCGGCCATGCACGCCAAAATCCTGCGCTGGCGGCAGGGCAGACAAACCAGACTGTATGCTCTGAACCATGAACAATTGCGGCAGTCGCCTCACTTCGAAAGCATTCAGCGTATCCGTACGTCCGGGGCGTGGCTGTCTCAGGCAGAGTGGTTGACTAACTCACCCATGGCAACGCTGGAGCTGTATGTCCCGCTGGTCAACAGCAAAATGCGCTGGCTGGCACAAGCAGCAGAACAGTCAAATGACAATAACGACAACTTCATCTGGATCGATGCCGGCATCCATATGCACCTCTACCCCGGCGAACATCAGCTGGTAAACGAAGCATTTTTTCAGCAATTCATACGCGAGCCCAGCAAACTGCGCATGTTGGCAAAACCCTATGAGAAGAATACAGAGGTGCATGGTTTCGATCGCGGCGCCCTGGCCAACTACTGCCAAACTGACTTCGTTGACCGTTGCTGTAAAGGTGGCATATTCGGAGGTGGCAGCAGTATCGTTCAGACCATGGCAGAGCACTTTAGTCAGTTGCTCGGCGAGACAATTGCCGCAGGCCATCTCGGTACAGAAGAATGTATCCTCACCGCCCTCTCGTATCGTTATCCCACACAAACAGACACGACGCTGATTCAGCAAGCTGGCGTTAAAGGTCTGTTCAGCGAACGCACGCCCTGGCACAGCGTCAGACGCCTGCGACATCCAAAGACAACTTTCAGGGCGCTGAAACGACGTGTCCTGAGTCAATGGACAGCCTGGCGCCATAACGCACAGCTTAAGAGGATTCTTCAGGAACCGCCATTAACCGGCTTGGGCCGTGACGAATTTGACCTGCACATCCTGCTGTGCGCCCGTGATGTGGTCAACGGCTTATGGGCACTTAACAGCTTCCTGCGCTACAGCGAGCTTCGACCACGGCTGATAATTCATGATGACGGCAGCTTAAGTCAGGAACATCAGCAGCGACTGTTGCAGCATTTTCCCGAGGCTCGCATCATTCCCTTTGAACAGGCAAACCAGGATATGTCGGCAGCGCTGGCGAATTATCCGAATGCCTATCGCTACCGAATCACCGAATACAGCTGGCCGGCCATCAAACTTCTGGATTTTGCCTGGTACTCTCGTGAACGCGCGTTCATGGTGCTGGATGCTGACGTACTGTTTTTCAAAAAACCCAAAGAAATCATTGAAGCCATCCGGCAGAACAAAGGCTTCTACATGAGCGACTGGCAAGACGCCTATACCTGGCCGCTCGAACGATGGCCTGCGGTACTTGGCACTCGTGGCATCAGTAAGGTCAATGTAGGTTTGTTCTATCTACCCGACGGTGGTCTGTACGATATTGGCTTCGTCGAACAATGCCTGGGGGCATACTACCAGCGCCAGCCCTGCCCCAGACTTGTCTGGTTGGAACAGACAGTTTGGGCCGCCCTGTTTGCAACGCTGGGTGAGACCATGAAACGACTACCGGACACCTACCAGATCTCGACGAAGCAGGCATTAAGTGCCAGGACCTGCAGCCACCATTATGTTAACGACAGTCACCTGGCACGGCTTGATTTCCTGGGCCAGGGTGTACCACACCTGATTCGCAACAGATTTCTGTCAGCGGGTGCAGCATGA